The following are encoded together in the Halopiger aswanensis genome:
- a CDS encoding DsbA family protein — MFVFLGSYSGGDYDSSDSDDSQNDGSTDDHTQTGVDDYTGDDGDDNPEEDSDSAAGAAAGVADAAGAAAGAAGGGAGGSAGAAAGAGAGAGAVTEPPEGDDPGDTDETDEDEDCEEEEEEQPEPPDIEEPDIDPEDDVDEPDTEEDTEEDVDESEDVEEDTEEEDSDDEAAEDEEQESDEDNEEDEDEEEDETVVVVQEVDALSAMSWCVQPVMKRVEECYGEEIELFYKPAPVREVDPEQEKQKWIDAGQQLGMPVDPSFWEDDPPMSTELVNKAFEAADRQRRGMDYLRALWRHGVAAGRDINDEDVLVDLASDLGLDRERFEEDLDEVELESGGRGELPFTFMEIQGAPVPKNGRVRYSDFRTQFTFQGVEEQEPQDLQGFVEEHGPVATPEVMEVYGIRREEAVQRLQDVDGVSSFEAGGEDFWC; from the coding sequence ATGTTCGTATTCCTTGGTTCATACAGCGGCGGTGATTACGATTCGTCGGATAGTGATGATTCACAGAATGATGGATCGACTGACGATCATACTCAGACCGGTGTAGACGATTACACTGGAGACGACGGAGACGATAACCCCGAGGAAGATTCGGATAGCGCTGCAGGTGCTGCTGCAGGCGTTGCCGATGCTGCAGGTGCTGCCGCTGGTGCCGCTGGTGGAGGTGCGGGTGGTTCAGCTGGTGCTGCTGCCGGAGCCGGTGCTGGTGCAGGAGCAGTTACAGAGCCGCCAGAAGGCGACGATCCCGGCGACACGGATGAAACCGATGAAGACGAAGACTGTGAAGAGGAGGAAGAGGAACAACCTGAACCCCCGGATATTGAGGAACCGGACATAGATCCTGAAGACGACGTCGACGAGCCTGACACAGAGGAAGACACGGAAGAGGATGTCGACGAGTCCGAAGACGTCGAAGAGGATACGGAAGAGGAGGACTCGGACGATGAGGCGGCTGAAGACGAAGAGCAGGAGAGCGATGAAGACAACGAGGAAGACGAGGACGAGGAGGAAGATGAGACAGTGGTCGTGGTCCAGGAAGTCGATGCGTTGAGCGCCATGTCCTGGTGTGTCCAACCAGTGATGAAACGGGTTGAGGAGTGCTACGGTGAAGAGATTGAACTCTTCTACAAACCGGCTCCCGTCCGTGAAGTTGACCCAGAGCAGGAGAAGCAGAAGTGGATTGACGCCGGTCAGCAACTCGGTATGCCGGTTGATCCTTCGTTCTGGGAGGACGACCCGCCGATGTCTACGGAGCTAGTCAACAAGGCGTTCGAGGCAGCAGACAGGCAGCGTCGGGGTATGGATTACCTCAGGGCGTTGTGGCGGCATGGTGTTGCAGCTGGTCGGGACATCAACGACGAGGATGTTCTGGTCGACCTGGCATCAGATCTCGGCTTGGACCGGGAGCGTTTCGAGGAGGACTTGGATGAGGTTGAATTGGAATCCGGTGGGCGTGGCGAGCTGCCGTTCACGTTCATGGAGATTCAGGGTGCTCCGGTACCGAAGAATGGCCGTGTCCGGTACTCGGACTTCAGGACTCAGTTCACGTTCCAGGGTGTCGAGGAGCAGGAGCCTCAGGATCTGCAGGGATTCGTAGAGGAGCATGGGCCTGTGGCCACGCCTGAAGTGATGGAGGTCTATGGTATCCGGCGTGAGGAAGCCGTGCAGCGTCTCCAGGATGTCGATGGAGTTTCGTCGTTCGAGGCTGGCGGAGAAGACTTCTGGTGTTGA
- a CDS encoding cytidine deaminase family protein — MTDYQARLDDEDTILTPYKVRQVEPSDLDIQPPSTQGTGRTPEELREELRETAKEAAKNSTSGESNGATVYTDSNSIYSGAELEIPSEQDTVHALRVAIYKALSEGASEVSDVAVYSDTRHVDICNSCRNLLEDFGTSGLTIRTIDTTGRERQYSLDEI, encoded by the coding sequence ATGACCGATTATCAAGCCCGACTGGACGACGAAGATACCATCCTGACACCGTACAAGGTCCGGCAGGTTGAGCCGAGCGACCTCGATATCCAGCCACCGTCAACACAGGGGACAGGCCGGACACCAGAAGAGCTGCGAGAAGAACTTCGGGAAACCGCGAAAGAAGCTGCGAAGAACTCTACCAGCGGCGAAAGCAATGGGGCAACGGTCTACACCGACAGCAACAGTATCTACTCAGGAGCCGAGTTAGAGATTCCCAGCGAACAAGACACAGTGCATGCACTCCGAGTAGCTATCTACAAAGCCCTCTCAGAAGGAGCCAGCGAAGTCTCAGACGTAGCAGTCTACAGCGACACACGCCATGTGGATATCTGCAACTCCTGCCGAAACCTGTTAGAAGACTTCGGTACCTCGGGCCTCACCATCAGAACAATAGACACCACGGGACGAGAAAGACAGTATAGCCTCGATGAGATCTGA
- a CDS encoding chromosome segregation protein, with the protein MNNLQIFDIELKDYRQYKGTVRIDLKIDGDQHINIIEGQNGAGKSNLLNAITLCFYNEETHLETQEEQGLESDPLVNKRRLDEINEGESASGYVEVTLGKDEPKYIFTREFRTAKREDGDFSDATGDLRLRQKFQQDWRDVPNPHTRLSEILPTRVHEYFLFDGEQLDDFFDKRYTDRVESAILDVSHIELLNRSLDHIDTVRTELERTSTEYEGEAKRKREKYEEAEDKLEDLESREEEYERDIRDANDRLDEIDEKLAGSSDPEVQRKLERRENLNDRLDEKRDDLVEKRAEVAENFAEAGALIYNEDALRFTLEQLEELENQGQLPPKIQDWFLDQLLDRGECICGAELEDDEEKREHLEELRKEVAVITEGNIEGKIEIPHLLSQADDSLNALLQGVGDITGIEDDIEGIERQLRDISKELEGKEIPEDVDVAQLEQQRSEIEERIRQMREEVGQLRGEIEQQEQKVKDRRQAWQEELEKEEKYEVLAKKISFIDDSEEEMQEIRAEILKEVRNETEEYLNQYFNDLIWKDENYDVELTDEYQVKVFGPSGEKKLGSLSAGERQVLALSFMSALSKISGFSAPLVIDTPLGRISSRPKRRIAQNLPDYLQDTQITFLMTDEEYSQEVQAMLKPSIAHEYRLNYEKDVTQVNDR; encoded by the coding sequence ATGAACAACCTGCAGATCTTCGACATCGAGCTGAAGGACTACCGGCAGTACAAGGGTACAGTCCGAATTGACCTCAAGATCGACGGCGACCAACATATCAACATCATCGAAGGCCAGAACGGAGCAGGGAAATCCAACCTCCTCAACGCTATCACACTCTGCTTCTACAACGAGGAAACACACCTCGAAACACAGGAAGAACAAGGCCTTGAATCAGATCCACTGGTGAACAAACGCCGACTGGACGAAATCAACGAAGGAGAGAGCGCGTCCGGATACGTCGAAGTCACACTCGGGAAGGACGAACCCAAGTACATCTTCACACGGGAGTTCCGCACCGCCAAAAGGGAAGACGGAGACTTCAGTGACGCTACCGGCGACCTCCGTCTACGACAGAAATTCCAGCAGGACTGGCGGGACGTACCAAACCCTCACACCCGGCTTTCAGAGATCCTGCCGACACGAGTCCACGAATACTTCCTCTTCGACGGAGAGCAGTTGGACGACTTCTTCGATAAGAGATACACCGACCGTGTCGAATCCGCAATCCTGGACGTCTCCCACATTGAACTCCTGAACCGGTCACTGGATCACATAGACACCGTTAGAACAGAGTTAGAGCGAACCTCCACAGAATACGAAGGCGAAGCCAAGCGGAAACGAGAGAAATACGAGGAAGCCGAAGACAAGCTGGAAGACCTCGAATCCCGGGAAGAAGAGTACGAGCGAGATATCAGGGATGCAAACGACCGGCTTGATGAAATCGATGAGAAGCTTGCAGGCAGCAGCGACCCTGAAGTCCAGCGAAAACTCGAACGGCGTGAAAACCTCAATGACCGACTGGACGAGAAACGAGACGATCTTGTAGAGAAACGTGCGGAAGTCGCTGAGAACTTCGCTGAAGCAGGCGCACTGATCTACAACGAGGACGCTCTCCGGTTCACCTTGGAACAGCTGGAAGAGTTGGAGAACCAGGGACAGCTGCCGCCAAAGATCCAAGACTGGTTCCTCGACCAACTACTGGATCGCGGAGAATGTATCTGTGGCGCAGAACTCGAAGATGACGAAGAGAAACGGGAACATCTGGAAGAGCTGCGGAAAGAGGTTGCCGTAATCACCGAGGGGAACATCGAGGGTAAAATCGAGATACCTCACCTGCTCTCACAGGCCGACGACTCACTCAACGCCCTCCTCCAAGGCGTCGGGGACATCACCGGTATCGAAGACGACATCGAGGGAATTGAACGCCAGCTCCGAGACATCTCCAAGGAACTGGAAGGCAAAGAAATCCCGGAAGACGTCGACGTCGCCCAGTTAGAACAGCAGAGGAGCGAAATCGAGGAACGTATCCGCCAGATGCGGGAAGAAGTCGGCCAGCTGCGAGGAGAGATTGAGCAACAGGAACAGAAAGTCAAGGATCGCCGTCAGGCGTGGCAGGAAGAACTGGAGAAGGAGGAAAAATACGAAGTCCTCGCCAAGAAGATCTCTTTCATCGATGACAGCGAAGAAGAGATGCAGGAGATCAGGGCAGAGATTCTCAAAGAGGTTAGGAACGAAACTGAGGAATACCTGAATCAGTATTTCAACGACCTTATCTGGAAAGACGAAAATTACGACGTAGAACTTACCGACGAGTACCAGGTGAAGGTCTTCGGCCCCAGCGGAGAGAAAAAGCTTGGCTCCCTGTCTGCTGGCGAACGCCAGGTACTCGCTCTCTCCTTCATGTCTGCCCTCTCCAAAATCAGTGGATTCAGCGCACCATTGGTAATCGACACACCACTGGGCAGGATCTCCAGCCGCCCCAAACGCAGGATCGCCCAAAACCTTCCTGACTACCTCCAGGACACGCAGATCACATTCCTGATGACCGACGAAGAGTACAGCCAGGAAGTCCAAGCCATGCTAAAACCCAGTATCGCCCACGAATACCGTCTCAACTACGAAAAAGACGTTACCCAGGTGAATGACCGATGA